One window of the Streptomyces asoensis genome contains the following:
- the mycP gene encoding type VII secretion-associated serine protease mycosin yields MSTRTTRTTRRAGLLCCLLAATVALVPPSTAYADGIRAKQWALEALHTEEAWQTTKGGGITVAVLDTGVEADHPDLTGNVLTGKDMVGFGAGPGDRAWARHGTAMAGIIAGHGHGNGNADGVLGIAPEAKILPVRVILEDGDPQRTKARNTRGNALAEGIRWAADQGADVINLSLGDDSASAHPEPAEDEAVQYALKKGSVVVASAGNGGEKGDHISYPAAYPGVIAATAVDRYGTRASFSTRRWYATVSAPGVDVVIADPDHKYYEGWGTSAASAFVSGAVALIKGAHPGLTPAQIKKLLEDTARNSPTGGRDDSRGYGLIDPAAAITAAADLKPEGLQSAAYGEQYFGSGPDEPKADDDPAGWAGLLAGGAGGVLLVTAVFLWRGRRERDRPEAYEALQP; encoded by the coding sequence ATGAGCACCCGTACGACCCGTACGACCCGCAGGGCCGGGCTCCTGTGCTGTCTCCTCGCCGCCACCGTCGCCCTCGTGCCGCCCTCCACCGCCTACGCCGACGGCATCCGTGCCAAGCAGTGGGCCCTGGAGGCACTGCACACCGAGGAGGCCTGGCAGACCACCAAGGGCGGGGGCATCACCGTCGCCGTCCTGGACACCGGCGTCGAGGCCGACCACCCCGACCTCACCGGCAACGTGCTCACCGGCAAGGACATGGTCGGCTTCGGCGCCGGGCCGGGTGACCGCGCGTGGGCCCGCCACGGCACCGCGATGGCCGGCATCATCGCCGGTCACGGCCATGGCAACGGCAACGCCGACGGCGTGCTCGGCATCGCCCCGGAGGCGAAGATCCTGCCCGTCCGCGTGATCCTGGAGGACGGCGACCCGCAGCGCACCAAGGCCCGCAACACCCGCGGCAACGCCCTCGCGGAGGGCATCCGCTGGGCCGCCGACCAGGGTGCCGACGTCATCAACCTCTCCCTCGGCGACGACTCCGCCTCCGCTCACCCCGAGCCCGCCGAGGACGAGGCCGTCCAGTACGCGCTGAAGAAGGGCTCGGTCGTCGTCGCCTCGGCCGGCAACGGCGGCGAGAAGGGCGACCACATCTCCTACCCGGCCGCCTACCCGGGCGTCATCGCCGCGACCGCCGTCGACCGCTACGGCACCCGCGCCTCCTTCTCCACCCGCCGCTGGTACGCCACGGTCAGCGCGCCCGGCGTCGACGTCGTCATCGCCGACCCGGACCACAAGTACTACGAGGGATGGGGGACCAGCGCCGCTTCCGCCTTCGTATCGGGGGCCGTGGCGCTCATCAAGGGCGCCCACCCCGGGCTCACCCCGGCCCAGATCAAGAAGCTCCTGGAGGACACCGCCCGCAACTCCCCCACCGGCGGGCGCGACGACTCCCGCGGCTACGGGCTCATCGACCCGGCCGCCGCGATCACCGCCGCCGCCGACCTCAAGCCGGAGGGCCTTCAGTCCGCGGCCTACGGCGAGCAGTACTTCGGCTCCGGCCCGGACGAGCCGAAGGCGGACGACGACCCGGCCGGCTGGGCGGGCCTGCTCGCGGGCGGTGCCGGGGGAGTGCTGCTGGTGACGGCGGTCTTCCTGTGGCGCGGCCGCCGCGAGCGCGACCGGCCCGAGGCCTACGAGGCGCTCCAGCCGTGA
- a CDS encoding amino acid deaminase/aldolase produces MTARAADRARYDRATAHLDAPLALVDLDAFDANAEDLVRRAGGKPIRVASKSVRCRTLLERVLAKDGFAGIMSFTLAESLWLARSGFEDILLAYPSADRTAFAELAADPKLAAAVTVMVDDVSQLDLIDGARGEGREVIRVCLELDTALKLLGGRVRVGALRSPLHSPAQVADVARAVARRPGFKLVGIMAYEGHIAGVGDAVAGRPFRSRAIRLMQATARRELAERRAAVVRAVRAVVPDLEYVNGGGTGSVQHTAAEDAVTEIAAGSGLYVPRLFDNYTSFSGRPAALFAQPVVRRPGVGIVTVLGGGYPASGAAGPDRLPVPYLPEGLRYDPQEGPGEVQTPLLGSPADDLLIGDKVWFRHAKAGELCERFDVLHLVEGDAVTATVPTYRGEGQTFL; encoded by the coding sequence ATGACTGCGCGCGCCGCCGACCGGGCCCGTTACGACCGGGCCACCGCCCATCTCGACGCCCCTCTCGCCCTCGTGGACCTGGACGCCTTCGACGCCAACGCCGAGGACCTGGTCCGCCGGGCCGGCGGCAAGCCGATCCGTGTCGCCAGCAAATCCGTACGCTGCCGGACGCTGCTGGAACGCGTCCTGGCGAAGGACGGCTTCGCCGGCATCATGTCGTTCACCCTCGCCGAGTCCCTGTGGCTGGCCCGGTCCGGGTTCGAGGACATCCTCCTCGCCTACCCGTCGGCCGACCGCACCGCCTTCGCCGAACTGGCCGCCGACCCCAAGCTCGCCGCCGCCGTCACCGTCATGGTCGACGACGTCTCCCAGCTCGATCTCATCGACGGCGCGCGCGGCGAAGGGCGCGAAGTCATCCGGGTCTGCCTGGAGTTGGACACCGCGCTGAAGCTGCTCGGCGGCCGGGTCCGGGTCGGCGCCCTGCGCTCGCCGCTGCACTCCCCCGCCCAGGTCGCCGACGTGGCGAGGGCGGTCGCCCGGCGGCCCGGTTTCAAGCTCGTGGGGATCATGGCCTACGAGGGGCACATCGCCGGGGTCGGCGACGCCGTCGCCGGGCGGCCCTTCCGGTCCCGGGCCATCCGCCTGATGCAGGCCACCGCCCGGCGCGAGCTCGCCGAGCGCCGCGCCGCGGTCGTGCGCGCGGTGCGGGCCGTCGTACCGGATCTGGAGTACGTCAACGGCGGCGGCACCGGCAGTGTGCAGCACACCGCCGCCGAGGACGCGGTCACCGAGATCGCGGCCGGGTCGGGACTGTACGTGCCGCGTCTGTTCGACAACTACACGTCCTTCAGCGGCCGTCCGGCGGCTCTGTTCGCCCAGCCCGTCGTCCGGCGGCCGGGCGTGGGGATCGTGACCGTCCTCGGCGGCGGGTATCCCGCGTCCGGTGCCGCGGGGCCCGACCGGCTGCCCGTGCCGTACCTGCCGGAAGGGCTGCGTTACGACCCCCAGGAGGGGCCGGGCGAGGTGCAGACGCCGCTGCTCGGCTCCCCCGCCGACGATCTGCTGATCGGCGACAAGGTGTGGTTCCGGCACGCGAAGGCCGGTGAGCTGTGCGAGCGGTTCGACGTGCTGCACCTCGTCGAGGGGGACGCGGTGACGGCGACCGTGCCGACCTACCGGGGTGAGGGACAGACCTTCCTCTAG
- a CDS encoding 3-oxoacyl-ACP reductase, whose translation MTASPDEIICRRLVGRTAVITGAGSGIGLATARRLASEGAHVVCGDVDETRGKAAAEEVGGTFVKVDVTDPEQVEALFQAAYDTYGSVDIAFNNAGISPPDDDSILETGLEAWKRVQEVNLTSVYLCCKAAIPYMRRQGRGSIINTASFVARMGAATSQISYTASKGGVLAMSRELGVQFAREGIRVNALCPGPVNTPLLQELFAKDPERAARRLVHIPVGRFAEAEEIAAAVAFLASDDSSFVNASDFLVDGGISGAYVTPL comes from the coding sequence GTGACCGCATCGCCTGACGAGATCATCTGCCGCCGTCTGGTCGGCCGCACCGCAGTCATCACCGGAGCCGGCAGCGGCATCGGCCTCGCCACCGCGCGCCGGCTCGCCTCCGAGGGCGCGCACGTCGTCTGCGGCGATGTCGACGAGACCCGCGGCAAGGCCGCCGCCGAGGAGGTCGGCGGCACCTTCGTGAAGGTCGACGTCACCGACCCCGAGCAGGTCGAGGCACTGTTCCAGGCCGCCTACGACACCTACGGCAGCGTCGACATCGCCTTCAACAACGCCGGCATCTCCCCGCCCGACGACGACTCCATCCTGGAGACCGGCCTCGAGGCCTGGAAGCGCGTCCAGGAGGTCAACCTGACCTCCGTCTACCTGTGCTGCAAGGCCGCGATCCCCTACATGCGGCGCCAGGGCAGGGGCTCCATCATCAACACGGCGTCCTTCGTGGCCCGGATGGGCGCCGCCACCTCGCAGATCTCGTACACGGCGTCCAAGGGCGGCGTCCTCGCCATGTCCCGTGAGCTGGGCGTGCAGTTCGCGCGGGAGGGCATCCGCGTGAACGCCCTCTGCCCGGGGCCGGTCAACACCCCGCTGCTCCAGGAGCTGTTCGCCAAGGACCCGGAGCGGGCCGCCCGCCGGCTGGTCCACATTCCCGTCGGCCGGTTCGCCGAGGCCGAGGAGATCGCCGCCGCCGTCGCCTTCCTGGCCAGCGACGACTCCTCCTTCGTCAACGCCTCCGACTTCCTGGTGGACGGCGGGATCTCCGGGGCGTACGTCACCCCGCTCTAG
- a CDS encoding aldehyde dehydrogenase family protein, whose translation MSGPALSDPQSLAHELIVLNPATEEIVATVPAADAADVDRAVARASTAQKAWAAAAPADRARLLRRFADVVDAHVEELALLEVREAGHLLGNARWEAGNARDLLLYAAGGVERLLGRQIPVPGGWNVTFQEPLGVVGVIAPWNFPMPIAAWGSFPALAAGNAVVLKPAETTPLTALRLAELALEAGLSEHLFQVLPGHGAVAGRALVDHPGVAKIVFTGSTRTGREVMERCARQVKPVTLELGGKSPNIVFADADLKAAVDPFSFLDNSGQDCCARTRVLVQESVYEEVADHLARELAAVTVGDPADEKTRMGPLISRQQVDRVRSFVPDDAEALRGTAPDGPGFWFPPTVLTGVAPDSPAAREEIFGPVAVLLPFTDEADAIRLADDTPYGLSGSIWTRDVGRALRVSQAVRAGNLSVNSHSSVRYWTPFGGYKQSGVGRELGPDALTAFTETKNVFISTEGPAQ comes from the coding sequence TTGTCCGGTCCCGCCCTGTCCGACCCGCAGTCGCTTGCGCACGAGCTGATCGTTCTCAACCCGGCCACCGAGGAGATCGTCGCCACCGTCCCGGCCGCCGACGCGGCCGACGTGGACCGCGCGGTCGCCCGCGCGAGCACCGCCCAGAAGGCCTGGGCGGCCGCCGCCCCGGCCGACCGGGCCCGGCTGCTGCGCCGCTTCGCCGACGTCGTCGACGCACACGTCGAGGAACTGGCGCTCCTCGAGGTCCGCGAGGCCGGCCACCTCCTCGGGAACGCCCGCTGGGAGGCCGGCAACGCCCGCGACCTGCTCCTGTACGCGGCCGGCGGCGTCGAACGCCTCCTGGGCCGCCAGATCCCCGTACCCGGCGGCTGGAACGTCACCTTCCAGGAGCCGCTGGGCGTGGTCGGGGTGATCGCCCCCTGGAACTTCCCGATGCCCATCGCCGCCTGGGGCTCCTTCCCGGCCCTCGCGGCAGGCAACGCCGTCGTCCTCAAGCCCGCCGAGACCACCCCGCTCACCGCCCTGCGCCTGGCCGAACTGGCCCTGGAGGCCGGCCTGTCGGAGCACCTGTTCCAGGTACTGCCCGGCCATGGAGCCGTCGCCGGCCGCGCACTCGTCGACCACCCGGGCGTGGCGAAGATCGTGTTCACGGGCTCCACCCGCACCGGCCGTGAGGTCATGGAGCGCTGCGCCCGGCAGGTCAAGCCGGTCACCCTGGAACTCGGCGGCAAGAGCCCCAACATCGTCTTCGCGGACGCCGACCTGAAGGCCGCGGTCGACCCGTTCTCCTTCCTCGACAACTCCGGCCAGGACTGCTGCGCCCGCACCCGCGTCCTCGTCCAGGAATCGGTCTACGAGGAGGTGGCCGACCACCTGGCGCGGGAACTGGCCGCCGTCACGGTCGGCGACCCGGCCGACGAGAAGACCCGGATGGGCCCGCTGATCTCCCGGCAACAGGTGGACCGCGTACGGTCGTTCGTCCCGGACGACGCCGAGGCACTGCGCGGCACCGCACCCGACGGCCCCGGCTTCTGGTTCCCGCCGACCGTTCTCACCGGCGTCGCGCCCGACTCGCCCGCCGCCCGCGAGGAGATCTTCGGCCCCGTCGCCGTACTGCTCCCCTTCACCGACGAGGCGGACGCGATCCGGCTCGCCGACGACACCCCCTACGGCCTCTCCGGCTCCATCTGGACCCGGGACGTCGGCCGGGCGCTGCGCGTCTCCCAGGCCGTCCGGGCCGGCAACCTGTCCGTCAACTCCCACTCCAGCGTCCGCTACTGGACCCCCTTCGGCGGCTACAAGCAGTCCGGCGTCGGCCGTGAACTGGGTCCGGACGCCCTGACCGCCTTCACCGAAACCAAGAACGTCTTCATCAGCACGGAGGGCCCCGCACAGTGA